From the Budorcas taxicolor isolate Tak-1 chromosome 1, Takin1.1, whole genome shotgun sequence genome, one window contains:
- the TRIM59 gene encoding tripartite motif-containing protein 59 gives MLPFYEMHNFEDELTCPICYSIFEDPRVLPCSHTFCRNCLENVLQATGNFYIWRPLRIPLKCPNCRSIIEIAPSGIESLPVNFALRAIIEKYQQEDHLDIITCPEHYRQPLNVYCLLDKKLVCGHCLTIGQHHGHPIDDLQSAYMKEKDTPQKLLEQLTDTHWTDLTCLIEKLEEQKSHSEKMVQGDKEVVLQYFKELSDTLEQKKKIFLTALCDVGNLINQEYTPQIERMKEIREQQLELVTLTTSLQEEAPLKFLEKVDDVRQRVQILKQRPLPKVQPVEIYPRVSQVLKDDWSRTEIGQIKKLLIPEMKISSKRIPCAWPDKGEKVEFFKILNIVIVTLISVILMLILFLNQHIITFLNEITSICFSEVSLSVYQSLSKNVHNLKNILCHTVYLLKEFMWKMVSH, from the exons ATGCTTCCATTTTAT GAAATGCACAATTTTGAGGATGAGTTAACATGTCCCATTTGTTACAGTATTTTTGAAGATCCTCGTGTACTACCATGCTCTCATACATTTTGTAGAAATTGTTTGGAAAATGTGCTACAGGCAACTGGTAACTTTTATATATGGAGACCTTTACGCATTCCACTCAAGTGCCCTAACTGCAGAAGTATTATTGAAATTGCTCCAAGTGGTATTGAATCTTTACCTGTTAATTTTGCATTAAGGGCTATTATTGAAAAGTACCAGCAAGAAGACCATCTGGATATCATCACCTGCCCTGAGCATTATAGGCAGCCCTTAAATGTTTACTGTCTCCTGGATAAAAAATTGGTTTGTGGTCATTGCCTTACCATAGGTCAGCATCACGGTCATCCTATAGATGACCTTCAGAGTGCCTATATGAAAGAAAAGGACACACCTCAAAAACTGCTTGAACAGTTAACTGACACACACTGGACAGATCTTACTTGTCTTATTGAAAAGCTAGAAGAACAAAAATCTCATTCAGAGAAAATGGTCCAAGGTGATAAGGAAGTTGTTCTCCAGTATTTTAAGGAGCTTAGTGATAcattagaacagaaaaaaaaaattttcctaacAGCTCTTTgtgatgttggcaatctgattaATCAGGAATATACTCCACAgattgaaagaatgaaagaaataagagAGCAGCAGCTTGAATTAGTGACACTGACAACATCTTTACAAGAAGAGGCTCCACTTAAATTTCTTGAAAAAGTTGACGATGTCCGCCAACGTGTGCAGATCTTGAAACAAAGACCGCTTCCTAAGGTCCAACCTGTTGAAATTTATCCTCGAGTAAGCCAAGTATTGAAAGATGATTGGAGCAGAACAGAAATTGGACAAATTAAGAAACTTCTCATTCCTGAAATGAAGATCTCTTCAAAAAGGATTCCCTGTGCCTGGCCTGATAAAGGGGaaaaagttgaattttttaagattctaaacATTGTTATAGTTACACTAATTTCAGTGATACTGATGTTGATCCTCTTTTTAAACCAACACATAATAacctttttaaatgaaatcacTTCAATATGTTTTTCTgaagtctctctctctgtttacCAAAGTTTATCTAAGAATGTGCACAATTTAAAGAATATACTATGTCACACTGTGTATTTACTGAAGGAATTCATGTGGAAAATGGTTTCTCATTGA